CAAAAAGGGGATAAATCCGCAAAAGCGTATAAAGCGTATTACAATGTGGGGTATCAAACAGATATCAACAATATTACGATTTCAAATGGTACCATTACATTTATGAAAAATGGACAGTCTGTAACAGGACAATATGAATATGACGGTAAAGATATTCTTAAATATGAAAAAGGAAATAGAGGCGTACGGTACACGTTTAAGTTAGTTGGAACGGGTTCTAAAGATTTACCGAAATACGTGCAGTTTAGTGACCATAATATTGCGCCTACAAAAACAGGCCATTTCCATATATTTATGGGGAATGATCGTGAAGCGTTATTGAAAGAAATGGAGAATTGGCCAACATATTATCCGTCACACTTAAGTGAAAAAGAAATAAAAGAAGAGATGTTAGCACATTAACGATATATATGAGATAAGCGTAATAAGGCTTCTCTCAAAGTAGATGCTTTTCTTCATAATGCTTAAAAGTCATAATTTGGGACACAATCCAATTGGGTATGATTACACATCGATGCATTTGATTGATTTTAATCATTGATACCAAGCATTTTCATAAGTAAATCATCGTTAAAGCGCCTTCAAAATTCATGCATAAATGAACTTTGAAGGCGTTTTTATATGTCTTCTGAAGTGAATTCGATACGGATAGTATCGTCAAGACTTTGTGTCCCTATAAGTATGGCGGTGCGATTAAAAAAGGAATAATAAAGCGTATCTACATTTTTTTTACTGTGAGTAATAAGTAGATGAAAAAAGGTGCACCAAACGCTGCGATAAAGACCCCAGCAGGAATTTCTTTAGGTAAAAACAAAGTACGTCCAACCAAATCAGCTAATAAAATAGAAAGGGCGCCAATACAAGCAGACATCATCACTTGCTTCAACGTACTTTGTTTAATCAAAGTTTTAGCAATGTGAGGCGCAATTAAGCCCACAAACCCAATGTTGCCAACGTAACTTACAGATACGGATACAAGTAGCGTTGCAACAATGAGTTGTAATAATTTTGTTTGTTTTAAATGTAACCCTAAAGCGCGACCAATATCATCATCTAAGGCAGCAACCTTCATTCTTGGGATAAGAAGGATAAGTATTGGGATAATGGCGATTATCGTGATTAAGACGGCAAGCGTATCTTCAAATGCGCTACCATATAAACTTCCCACTAACCAAGTATACGCTTTAGAGGCCGCAAATTCTTTAGAAGTTACCATTAGCCCATGCGTAAGAGCAATGAAGAGCGTCTGCAAAGCGATGCCTATAATTATTAACGTGGAAGGACGTATAGGTGTGCGAAATTGGAATAATAACAAACACATCATTGCTAATGTCCCACCTAATATCGCAAATAATGGCAACATGTGAATACTAATACTGTTGAAAAGTGTGATCACGCTAACAGCACATAAGCTTGCACCACCCGTGACACCTATAATATCTGGTGACGCAATAGGATTTTTGAGTACATTTTGAAGTAATAACCCACTGATACCAAAAGCCATACCAGTTAAAAGGGCGAGCGAGATTCTCGGTAGTCGAAGCACTTCCAGTGTGAATTGATTCACACTTTCTGAAGGGTGCATAAAATATGCGATGATTTCAGATAAAGTAATAAAGGAAGTACCCAACATCATGCTTAATATAATGACTAAAAGAAGTAAACCCATAGTTAATAACACCCAAAGTGTCTCTTTAAGCGACATTTTAATTATCATAGGCGATAAACTCCTTTTCGCATTAAGTAGATTAAGACGCTCGCTCCTAGCACCGCTGTTATGACGCCTACCGGAAGCTCTGAAGGCTGAATGATAACTCTCGCAATAATATCTGCACTTAACATTAAAATCGCACCTAACATAGCAGAATGAGGGATAAGATATTTATAGTTAGGGGGCAAGAGTTTTTTACTGATATTAGGGACAATTAAACCTATAAACACGACAGACCCTACTAAAGCAACGGATAAACCCGCTAAACTACTAATCAACAATATCAATATCCATTTTGTAATTTTAATGTTTTGTCCTAATCCAATAGCGATGTCGTCATTTGTCATTAAAATATTAATTCTTGTAGACATAAAAAATGCAATGATGAAAAGTACAGGAAACAATGGAATGACCCAAGTGGTATCCCATATATTACGTAATGCAACGGAACCTGAAAGCCAAAACAAAAGTCCTTGTAAGTTCGTTTCATTCATAATCAAAATCCCTTGTGTAAATGCGGTAAATAACATCGATATTGAAGCCCCTGCCAAAATGACACGTTGCGGTGAAAATTGTGTTTGTCGAAACATCCCAAGTGCAACAACGAGTAATGTTACTAAAATGGCACCTAAAAATGCGATGATTGTTAATATTTCAAATGATCCGATTTGAATGAAGGTAATACTAAAAACAATAAAAAAGACGGCGCCAGCATTTACTCCAAATAAACCAGGCGACGCAATCGGATTACGCGTAAGGGCTTGCATTAAAAGTCCAGACACAGATAATGCGGCTCCTGTAAGCATCGCAATAATTGTACGTGAGGCGCGCGTACCTGAAATAAGTGTATGTATATCGTTGTTTGAATCAAAATGGAATAACGCTTGTATCAAAGAAGGGAAGGATACAAACGTTATTCCTATCATAAAACTTAATATTGTCACAACGATAAGACATAAACCGGCTATTATAAGTTGCTGCGTCGGTTTAACTTTCATAGCGTGGCTCCTTATTTTGTGACTTTTTGAATGTCCAATTCTTTATATAATTGATCAATTAATTCTAACGCTGAGTGATAACCACCTGCTAAGTTCCATGTGATTTCATCAACATTATTCACGACATGACCTTTTTTAACAGCGTCTAAATTTTGCCATTCGCGACTAGACGTCCAATCTTTTTCAGTTTTCGATACTAATTTAGCATCAGCCGCATGTGGGTCTGATTTGAAAATGAAAATTTGGTCTGCATTGATTAACGGAATGCTTTCTTTAGAAGCTAGTTCGATAATATCTTTACCTTTATCGACTTCTTTTTGTTGCGCATCCGGACGTTTGAAGCCTAAATCTTGTAAAATATCGCCAGCATATCCACCTGAATAAATACGTGTGTTACCAGCACGAAAGTTGACAACTGAAGCTGAGATTGGCCATTGATCACCATATTTTGCTTTCGCATCTTTTTTAAATGCGTTTACTTTCTCATCATATTTTTTCAGTAAATCTTGTGCTTCTTTTTCTTTACCGAGTGCTTTACCCATTAATTCAGTAGTGTCTTTAAACTTATATACAGTTTCGTGACTCACTGTTGGGGCAATTTTCGACAATTGATCATACACTTTTTCATTACGTACTTTTGATGCAATGATTAAGTCTGGTTTCAATTTCGAAATCTCTTCTAAATTTGGCGCTGGTTCTTGACCTACGATTTTAGTGTTTTTTAGTTTATCTTTTAAATAATCGTACTTCGGTTGTTGTTTCCAAGATTCAACAGCACCAACGGGTTCAACACCAAGGGCGACTGCTACATCCGTTGCACCTTGATACAATGTGACAATACGTTTAGGATGTTTAGGAACATCCGTCGTGCCGAGGGCATGTTTTATTGAAACGGTGTCGCCACTCTTATTTTGTGATGCTGTTTTGGAATCATTTCCACAAGCGGAAAGTACAAGTACAACCGCAAGAGACAGCATCAACAGTTGGTATAAATGCTTCATCGAGTATGGAAGCCTCCTCTAAGTTGATAATGAGAATCATTCTCAGAATTATTATGATAGATATTTATCTTTTAGTCAATAAAATTTTTAAACTATTTTCCTAAGATAAGTAGCCTTTTTCAAAAATTGAAAAGAAAAAATCGATATAATGTCAGGAGGGGAGCGTGACGGCACACTGAAGGAAGACTACCCCTGATGCTGAAAGAATCCGTGAACGTATGACAATGCTCTTTAACACGCTTGCGTTATTAAAACATAGTATTCTAAATCAAAAGTACAAGTGTTAAACATATCAGTGGTGTATAGTGTAAAATTTGAGAGTGTATAAAGTGAACAGTAGGAGGTTTTCATGACACACATAAAAGTAATTGGCGTTTTTATTATTGGACTTTTAATTATGGTTTTTAGTCAAGGTATCGGAGCACTATGGGAAGAGATATTACCCAACTTTGGTCTTGGAAACATATTGTTTGGGTTGACCTATATCAGTGTTGCATATGTATTGATTCGATTATGGGTAAGACGAGGCTTGAAAAGCACGTTGAACAACTATCGTATTACAAAGGTGAAGATAGATAGACCAGTTCTTATATTGGCTCTTTTATTACCTTTATGTGTCTATACCTTTTATTTTCTATTTATCCCTGGTGAATTTTTCGTGGATTTGTCTCAATCACCTAATGCTATTATCAATCAAATTAGTTTTACTCTTTTTGTTAATGCTTTGGCAGCTGCTATAGTTGAAGAGTTTGTACTACGAGGTGTACTAATGGGATATATTGAGAGCCAATTTAACATTCAAATTGCAATTGTTACCACTGCAATCTTTTTTGCTACCATACATTTACTTAATGGTGTATCGAGTGCGGTAGATATTTTAAGGTTATTAATCAGTGGCACATTAGTCGGTGTTATGTTTGGTTTATTAACATTTATTTTTAAATCAGTATGGGCAAGTATAACGGTGCACCTTTTTTGGAATTTATTTCAATTAATTTCATTGACTACAGATTTAAGTCGGTCAGAATTTCTTCAATATCGGATGAATGTTCACGATTTATGGATAACAGGCGGACAGTATGGAATTGAAACATCGATTATTTCTATAATGGGTTATTTAGTCATGATTGTGCTTTTATTGGGGATATTTTTTAAATTTAATAAGTTCAATACAAGGTAATTTGAAAAAACATTCGATATAATAGGGGCAAAAACAATGAAGTGAGGATACGTTTGTGAGAAAAGGAATCTTTTGGAGCGTAGGGATACTGGCAATCATTTTAGTTGCCATCACGATTCGTGTTTTGTACATTCAGTTTCAAGATCGACAAGTAGAACAAGCACAACAACAATTCGTACAAGATAGAACCCCCACGCTTTTTTTACATGGCTATAGTGGCACTATCAATTCTATGAAATATTTGGTAAATGTAGCTGAAGATCATAGGGTGACTCAAGATGTGGTGATCGCATATGTGAACCGTGACGGCGACGTGACCTTTGAAGGAAAAATGTCAAAGAATGCGATAAACCCTATCATTCAAGTCGTTTTAGAAGATAATACCCAAGTAGATTTAAACGAAAATGCACTTTGGATTCGCAATGTCATTGAAAAGTTGCAACAGAAATATCATATTAAGGATTTTAACGTTGTGGCGCATTCTATGGGAAATGTCTCCTTTGCGCAATATATGCTAGATTACGGTAGTGACCGCACATTACCGCAGTTAAAAAAGCAAGTCAATATTGCGGGCACGTTTAACGGGGTGATTGGCTTAAATGAAGAATTCAATGAAATTCAAGTCGACCGTAACGGTAAACCGTCACGGATGAATCCACCGTATCAAGAATTTATGCAGTTAAAATCCGTTTATAAAGGAAAGCAAATTGAGGTTTTGAATATATTTGGTGATGTCTTAGACGGTACGCATTCAGATTCGCGTGTATCCAATAGCTCTTCGAAATCATTGAAATACTTGCTAGGTGACAGCCCTAAACGTTATAAAGAACTCAAATATGAAGGAGATGAGGCACAACATAGTGCGCTCCATCATAATCCTGAAGTCGCAAATGATATGATACGGTTTTTATGGTCTAAATAGCAGTAAATGAACGATATGCATATGTGGCAAGTGGGTGAGGTAAACTCTATTGTCTATATATGCATTTTTTAATTTTGAATATGATAAATATACTGTTTTACAAGTGTTTACCATTATTTTGAAAGAAATAAATATATATTTTTTGTAATACTGTTGATACATTCGTAATGTTATTGTAATATAAAAGTGTAATTTAACAATATACAGGAGTTGATATGATGTTCAAAATGTCTAAAGTCGTTTTAGCTACGAGTATTTTATTAACTGGAGTATCTTTTAACGCATTGCCAACGGAATCAAGTGTCGCTCAAGCAGCAGTAACGCCATATTACACATATACAGGTTACGCAGGACAGAATGCAAAGTTTGTCACTAACAAAACGTTTATTCAAGCATTAAAGTTTAATAATGTGACGATAAACAATGTCAAAGTAGACGCGAGAGATCCAAAATACAAAGCGACTGATCCATATTATTTTAAAAAGAAATATGACCAAGTAATTGAATACATCAATCATAAACCGACTGCTATTACATTTTCAGTAACAAACAAATCATTAAAAGTTTCAGATGTGAAAAAAGCATATGCAAATTATCCTATGGCTCATGATTCAATACACAGAGGTATGACATATAATGTGAATGGTAAAAAAAATCAGCTTTGTGTATAATGGCAATGACGTGACAAGTGTTATTATTGGCAGATATCACGCTTAAAATGGCATACACCTCCACTATCAGCGTAGTGGGGGTGTTTTTTTTATCGAAAATCAATAATTTTTATTGATATTCGATAAAATAGATGATATGATTTTATTGAAAAACGATAAAAAAGAGGTGCGGATTATGAAAGCGATATTTAGAATAACGATGTTAATGTTGGTGTTGCTTTTATTTTTTAGTGTTGTTGTAGCTATTAAGTCTCTTATGAATTATTATGCGCTATTTGACTTGGATTTTGTAGATATTGAAATGAAGTATCATGCTTATGCGCTTATTTATATCTTGCAATATGTCAT
The sequence above is a segment of the Staphylococcus hyicus genome. Coding sequences within it:
- a CDS encoding CPBP family intramembrane glutamic endopeptidase, yielding MTHIKVIGVFIIGLLIMVFSQGIGALWEEILPNFGLGNILFGLTYISVAYVLIRLWVRRGLKSTLNNYRITKVKIDRPVLILALLLPLCVYTFYFLFIPGEFFVDLSQSPNAIINQISFTLFVNALAAAIVEEFVLRGVLMGYIESQFNIQIAIVTTAIFFATIHLLNGVSSAVDILRLLISGTLVGVMFGLLTFIFKSVWASITVHLFWNLFQLISLTTDLSRSEFLQYRMNVHDLWITGGQYGIETSIISIMGYLVMIVLLLGIFFKFNKFNTR
- a CDS encoding FecCD family ABC transporter permease, producing MIIKMSLKETLWVLLTMGLLLLVIILSMMLGTSFITLSEIIAYFMHPSESVNQFTLEVLRLPRISLALLTGMAFGISGLLLQNVLKNPIASPDIIGVTGGASLCAVSVITLFNSISIHMLPLFAILGGTLAMMCLLLFQFRTPIRPSTLIIIGIALQTLFIALTHGLMVTSKEFAASKAYTWLVGSLYGSAFEDTLAVLITIIAIIPILILLIPRMKVAALDDDIGRALGLHLKQTKLLQLIVATLLVSVSVSYVGNIGFVGLIAPHIAKTLIKQSTLKQVMMSACIGALSILLADLVGRTLFLPKEIPAGVFIAAFGAPFFIYLLLTVKKM
- a CDS encoding ABC transporter substrate-binding protein; this encodes MKHLYQLLMLSLAVVLVLSACGNDSKTASQNKSGDTVSIKHALGTTDVPKHPKRIVTLYQGATDVAVALGVEPVGAVESWKQQPKYDYLKDKLKNTKIVGQEPAPNLEEISKLKPDLIIASKVRNEKVYDQLSKIAPTVSHETVYKFKDTTELMGKALGKEKEAQDLLKKYDEKVNAFKKDAKAKYGDQWPISASVVNFRAGNTRIYSGGYAGDILQDLGFKRPDAQQKEVDKGKDIIELASKESIPLINADQIFIFKSDPHAADAKLVSKTEKDWTSSREWQNLDAVKKGHVVNNVDEITWNLAGGYHSALELIDQLYKELDIQKVTK
- a CDS encoding alpha/beta hydrolase is translated as MRKGIFWSVGILAIILVAITIRVLYIQFQDRQVEQAQQQFVQDRTPTLFLHGYSGTINSMKYLVNVAEDHRVTQDVVIAYVNRDGDVTFEGKMSKNAINPIIQVVLEDNTQVDLNENALWIRNVIEKLQQKYHIKDFNVVAHSMGNVSFAQYMLDYGSDRTLPQLKKQVNIAGTFNGVIGLNEEFNEIQVDRNGKPSRMNPPYQEFMQLKSVYKGKQIEVLNIFGDVLDGTHSDSRVSNSSSKSLKYLLGDSPKRYKELKYEGDEAQHSALHHNPEVANDMIRFLWSK
- a CDS encoding FecCD family ABC transporter permease — encoded protein: MKVKPTQQLIIAGLCLIVVTILSFMIGITFVSFPSLIQALFHFDSNNDIHTLISGTRASRTIIAMLTGAALSVSGLLMQALTRNPIASPGLFGVNAGAVFFIVFSITFIQIGSFEILTIIAFLGAILVTLLVVALGMFRQTQFSPQRVILAGASISMLFTAFTQGILIMNETNLQGLLFWLSGSVALRNIWDTTWVIPLFPVLFIIAFFMSTRINILMTNDDIAIGLGQNIKITKWILILLISSLAGLSVALVGSVVFIGLIVPNISKKLLPPNYKYLIPHSAMLGAILMLSADIIARVIIQPSELPVGVITAVLGASVLIYLMRKGVYRL
- the isaB gene encoding immunodominant staphylococcal antigen IsaB family protein, yielding MFKMSKVVLATSILLTGVSFNALPTESSVAQAAVTPYYTYTGYAGQNAKFVTNKTFIQALKFNNVTINNVKVDARDPKYKATDPYYFKKKYDQVIEYINHKPTAITFSVTNKSLKVSDVKKAYANYPMAHDSIHRGMTYNVNGKKNQLCV